A genomic stretch from Motacilla alba alba isolate MOTALB_02 chromosome 29, Motacilla_alba_V1.0_pri, whole genome shotgun sequence includes:
- the MYG1 gene encoding MYG1 exonuclease produces the protein MRGAARAARLVVMAATGTGPGTGTGTGHKRPHPEPAPRIGTHDGTFHCDEALACFLLRLLPRYREAEIVRTRDPQRLAGCDVVVDVGGEYDPGRHRYDHHQRSFSESMRSLRPDKPWSTKLSSAGLIYCHFGAQILAGLLEQPEDGPVVTALYDKLYENFVEEIDAMDNGIAPAAGEPRYALSTTLSARVGHLNPRWNDPDQDTEVGFRRAMELVGSEFLQRLDFYHRAWLPARELVEEAVRRRLEVDASGQVLELSQGGCPWKEHLFQLERELALPRPLLLVLFPDRSGQWRVQSVPTAPHSFQSRLPLPEAWRGLRDQALSELAGIPGCVFVHASGFIGGNQTREGALEMARRVLELGGGTEST, from the exons ATGCGCGGGGCCGCGCGCGCCGCCCGGCTCGTGGTCATGGCCGCCACCGGCACCGGGCCGGGaaccggcaccggcaccgggcacAAGCGGCCGCACCCCGAGCCCGCCCCCCGCATCGGCACCCACGACGGCACCTTCCACTGCGACGAGGCGCTGGCGTGTTTCCTGCTGCGCCTCCTGCCCCGCTACCGG GAGGCAGAGATCGTGCGGACGCGGGACCCGCAGCGCCTGGCCGGCTGTGACGTGGTGGTGGACGTGGGGGGCGAGTACGACCCGGGGCGGCACCGCTACGACCACCACCAGAG GTCCTTCTCGGAGTCCATGCGGAGCCTGCGGCCGGACAAGCCCTGGAGCACGAAGCTGAGCAGCGCCGGGCTCATCTACTGCCACTTCGGGGCGCAGATCCTCGCggggctcctggagcagcccgAGGACGGGCCCGTGGTCACAGCGCTCTATGACAAG CTGTACGAGAACTTTGTGGAGGAGATCGATGCCATGGACAACGGAATCGCGCCGGCGGCGGGGGAGCCGCGCTACGCCCTGAGCACCACCCTGAGCGCCCGCGTGGGGCACCTGAACCCCCGCTGGAACGACCCCGACCAGGACACCGAG gtgggGTTCAGGAGGGCCATGGAGCTGGTGGGCAGCGAGTTCCTGCAGCGCCTGGACTTCTACCACAGGGCCTGGCTGCCCGCGCGGGAGCTGGTGGAGGAGGCCGTGCGGCGCCGCCTCGAG GTGGACGCCAGCGGGCAGGtcctggagctgtcccagggtggctgtccctggaagGAGCACCTGTTCCAGCTGGAGCgggagctggccctgccccgGCCACTGCTGCTCGTGCTGTTCCCGGACCGGAGCGGGCAGTGGCGGGTGCAGAGcgtccccacagccccccacaGCTTCCAGAGCCG GCTCCCCCTGCCCGAGGCCTGGCGGGGACTCCGGGACCAGGCGCTGTCCGAGCTGGCCGGGATCCCCGGCTGCGTCTTCGTCCACGCCAGCGGCTTCATCGGGGGCAACCAGACCCGGGAGGGGGCCCTGGAGATGGCCCGGAGGGTGCTGGAGCTCGGGggaggcacagagagcacctga
- the VDR gene encoding vitamin D3 receptor yields MDLGASSTSVADPAGDCERNVPRICGVCGDRATGFHFNAMTCEGCKGFFRRSMKRKAMFTCPFSGECHITKDNRRHCQACRLKRCLDIGMMKEFILTDEEVQRKREMILKRKEEEALRESLKPKLSEEQQKVIDILLEAHRKTYDPTYSDFTKFRPPVRSHPSSRGATKSSSLLTQDLSSEDSSDLFSSEAFSTFPDSAEPPPFPGLALQEEQDESSSVNLEFSQLSMLPHLADLVSYSIQKVIGFAKMIPGFRDLSVEDQIVLLKCSAMEVIMLRSNESFTLEDMSWTCGSSDFKYRVSDVTQAGHSMDLLEPLVKFQVGLKKLNLHEEEHVLLMAICILSPDRPGVREPARVEALQERLSEALQSYIRARHAAPGGRLLYAKMIQKLADLRSLNEEHSRQYRCLSFQPEHSMQLTPLLLEVFGNEIS; encoded by the exons ATGGATCTGGGCGCTTCCAGCACCTCTGTGGCCGATCCCGCCGGGGACTGCGAGCGGAACGTGCCCCGGATCTGCGGGGTCTGCGGGGACAGAGCCACCGGCTTCCACTTCAACGCCATGACCTGCGAGGGCTGCAAGGGCTTCTTCAG gaggAGCATGAAGAGGAAGGCCATGTTCACCTGTCCCTTCAGCGGCGAGTGCCACATCACCAAGGACAACCGGCGGCACTGCCAGGCCTGCCGGCTCAAGCGCTGCCTGGACATCGGCATGATGAAGGAGT TCATCCTCACGGACGAGGAGGTGCAGAGGAAGCGGGAGATGATcctgaagaggaaggaggaggaagccCTGAGGGAAAGCCTCAAACCCAAACtctcagaggagcagcagaaagtcATCGACATCCTGCTCGAGGCCCATCGCAAAACCTACGACCCCACCTACTCTGACTTCACCAAATTTCGG ccccccgtGAGgagccaccccagcagcagaggggccaCAAAATCCTCGTCCCTCCTCACCCAGGACCTGTCCTCAGAGGATTCCTCGGATCTCTTCAGCTCCGAGGCCTTCAGCACattcccag ACTCGGCAGAGCCGCCGCCGTTCCCTGGCCTGGcgctgcaggaggagcaggacgAGAGCTCCTCGGTGAACCTGGAGTTCTCGCAGCTCTCCATGCTCCCACACCTGGCTGACCTGGTCAGCTACAGCATCCAGAAGGTGATCGGCTTCGCCAAGATGATCCCGGGATTCAG GGATCTGTCTGTCGAGGACCAGATCGTGCTGCTCAAGTGCAGCGCCATGGAGGTGATCATGCTGCGCTCCAACGAGTCCTTCACCCTCGAGGACATGTCCTGGACCTGCGGCAGCAGCGACTTCAAGTACAGGGTCAGCGACGTCACCCAGG CCGGGCACAgcatggacctgctggagccgCTGGTGAAGTTCCAGGTGGGGCTGAAGAAGCTGAACCTGCACGAGGAGGAGCATGTGCTGCTCATGGCCATCTGCATCCTGTCCCCAG ACCGGCCGGGCGTGCGGGAGCCGGCGCGGGTGGAGGCGCTGCAGGAGCGGCTCTCGGAGGCGCTGCAGAGCTACATCCGCGCCCGGCACGCCGCGCCCGGCGGCCGCCTGCTCTACGCCAAGATGATCCAGAAGCTGGCGGACCTGCGCAGCCTGAACGAGGAGCACTCGCGGCAGTACCGCTGCCTGTCCTTCCAGCCCGAGCACAGCATGCAGCTCACGCCGCTGCTGCTCGAGGTGTTCGGCAACGAGATCTCCTGA
- the TMEM106C gene encoding transmembrane protein 106C, giving the protein MGSVRSLSAASAAPSRRKAEDEEEALVSQEPMEDVAKIPYMEFMGQDSVTCPTCQGTGCIPTEQVNELVALIPYSDQRLRPQRTKLYVLLSVLLCLLLSGLGVFFLFPHSVLVDDDGIKVVQVWFDRKNSAVLLAITATLRIRNSNFYSVSVSSLSSQVQYMNTVVGRQQLTNVSSIQPLRDKLVNFTVRAELGGSLSYVYFFCTLPKVKVHNIVILMRTSVKLSYIGRSAQSALETFHYLDCSSNSTAPARAAP; this is encoded by the exons ATGGGCTCTGTGCGCTCCCTGTCCGCCGCCAGCGCCGCCCCGAGCCGCAGGAAGGccgaggatgaggaggaggctTTGGTCAGCCAGGAGCCCATGGAGGACGTGGCCAAGATTCCCTACATGGAATTCATGGGCCAGGACAGCgtcacctgtcccacctgccAAGGCACCGGCTGCATCCCCACAg AGCAGGTGAACGAGTTGGTGGCTCTGATCCCCTACAGTGACCAACGGCTTCGTCCTCAGAGAAC GAAACTCTAtgtgctgctctcagtgctgctctgcctgctgctgtctggccTGGgggttttcttcctgttcccCCACTCGGTGCTGGTGGACGATGATGGCATCAAAGTGGTGCAGGTGTGGTTTGACAGGAAAAACTCCGCTGTCCTCCTGGCCATCACG GCCACCCTGAGGATCAGGAATTCCAACTTCTACTCGGTGTCGgtgagcagcctgagcagccaggTGCAGTACATGAACACCGTggtgggcaggcagcagctcaccaACGTCTCCAGCATCCAGCCCCTGAGGGACAAACTG GTGAATTTCACcgtgagggcagagctgggtggaTCCCTGTCCTACGTGTA ttttttctGCACTTTGCCCAAGGTGAAGGTCCACAACATCGTGATCCTCATGAG GACCTCGGTGAAGCTCTCCTACATCGGCCGCAGCGCCCAGAGCGCCCTGGAGACCTTCCACTACCTGGACTGCAGCTCCAACTCcacggccccggcccgggcggCGCCCTGA